Proteins encoded together in one Leucoraja erinacea ecotype New England chromosome 30, Leri_hhj_1, whole genome shotgun sequence window:
- the perm1 gene encoding PGC-1 and ERR-induced regulator in muscle protein 1: MARAIFNVPMEPLLQDTTSHQRSISGTCKLRSASEPSSLSFAEWLSCKQEMDNFGYSFQCERDWPLFDRVTEACRSIRQPSLVTSEDTDLSDDPERTLPSRHKRRGRINVRRFHQTPAKGPAGEWGATGGELGEPAPRNRPVAPAWGIPFSPESQCPLYPSEDVWSGSEEDLELAFVNQFLMARGEAMPKDDEPRSPHVILISGTQVHPSKSQWPVVPTTESMRSTRMSISGCHRPCQCHAAGASVGSSAAMGMGGYIGGDLHSDYHLQGGKREVFGPGFKRTRDTRGSGDCEDTLQEGTRDQRQPSEDGQHSAELVEGLHQSTLGEEMVTPTFVSDLSGVPFPISSEPTTGGGESTPEGLAEAGKCETDYSITVPEIYEYFYTDGGEQADRSTLSLLVPPDPAERGRRQRREMNFLKALKIFVSKHLPASRQAHSAVTPAGTSNTSALAKFNAYPDPSPSDGALMMYTPADGSQTMLEGFVREGRGGLCRSCIQNNVCLFCFACASWALKSATSNSDMWKAALLVNLSTIFTVRYFRRHVQREDSNIVALPDTQ; encoded by the exons ATGGCCAGAGCTATTTTTAATGTTCCAATGGAACCACTGCTGCAGGACACTACGTCCCATCAAAGGTCAATTTCTGGGACGTGCAAGTTGAGGAGTGCGAGCGAGCCCTCCTCACTGTCCTTTGCCGAGTGGCTCAGCTGCAAGCAGG AGATGGATAATTTTGGCTACAGTTTCCAGTGCGAGAGAGACTGGCCTTTGTTTGACCGGGTCACCGAAGCCTGCAGAAGCATCCGGCAACCGTCCCTGGTGACCTCCGAAGATACTGACCTCAGCGACGACCCCGAGAGGACCTTGCCCTCCCGCCACAAGCGGAGAGGGAGGATCAACGTGCGCAGGTTCCACCAGACCCCGGCCAAGGGCCCGGCGGGTGAATGGGGGGCCACTGGCGGGGAACTGGGGGAACCGGCGCCGCGGAATAGGCCGGTGGCGCCCGCGTGGGGAATCCCGTTCTCCCCAGAGAGCCAGTGTCCACTCTACCCCAGCGAGGATGTCTGGTCTGGCAGTGAAGAAGATTTGGAACTGGCCTTCGTAAATCAGTTTCTCATGGCCAGAGGTGAGGCCATGCCGAAGGATGATGAGCCCAGGAGCCCGCATGTGATCTTGATCTCTGGTACGCAGGTACATCCTTCCAAAAGCCAGTGGCCCGTGGTCCCCACGACTGAATCCATGCGTTCCACGCGAATGTCCATATCTGGGTGTCACCGTCCATGCCAGTGTCATGCGGCAGGTGCCAGTGTTGGATCCAGTGCCGCCATGGGGATGGGGGGCTACATTGGAGGTGACCTTCACAGTGACTACCATTTACAGGGGGGCAAGAGGGAGGTCTTTGGCCCTGGATTTAAACGCACTCGAGACACACGGGGATCTGGGGATTGTGAGGACACTCTGCAGGAAGGCACACGTGACCAAAGGCAGCCCAGTGAGGACGGCCAACACTCTGCCGAGCTCGTCGAGGGTCTTCATCAAAGCACGTTGGGGGAGGAGATGGTGACACCGACCTTTGTCAGTGACTTAAGCGGCGTCCCCTTTCCAATAAGCAGCGAGCCAACAACAGGCGGAGGAGAATCGACGCCTGAAGGTTTAGCGGAAGCAGGGAAATGCGAGACAGATTACTCCATCACAGTCCCAGAGATCTACGAGTATTTTTACACAGACGGTGGCGAGCAGGCGGATCGGAGCACTCTCTCCTTGCTCGTGCCCCCCGACCCTGCAGAGCGCGGCCGTCGACAGCGCAGGGAGATGAACTTCCTGAAAGCTCTCAAGATCTTTGTATCGAAGCACTTGCCGGCGTCGAGGCAAGCGCACTCGGCAGTAACGCCCGCTGGCACGTCCAACACCTCTGCCTTGGCAAAGTTCAATGCCTACCCTGACCCCAGTCCGTCGGATGGGGCACTGATGATGTACACACCAGCTGATGGAAGCCAGACCATGCTGGAAGGCTTTGTGCGGGAAG GGAGAGGAGGTCTGTGTCGCTCCTGCATCCAGAACAACGTGTGTCTCTTCTGCTTTGCCTGTGCATCGTGGGCCTTGAAATCTGCAACTTCCAATTCCGACATGTGGAAAGCCG CGTTGCTGGTGAACCTCAGTACCATTTTCACTGTGAGATACTTCAGGAGACACGTGCAGCGAGAAGACTCAAACATCGTGGCCCTCCCGGATACCCAGTGA